A single genomic interval of Rosistilla ulvae harbors:
- a CDS encoding TrlF family AAA-like ATPase — MSTLHRQDQRGALWRRWDLHFHTPASFDYADGSVTNTEIVDGLRAAGVAVVAITDHHTIDVDRFEELRRIAGDDITFFPGIELRCELGGKESIHYIGIFPETANVRDLWSSLQGKLDITPSQVTSKTNEGVWVPYEKGCTAIRDLGGLVSIHAGKKSNSFENIKNNPPFKQQVKTDILRECVDILEVQSDGDCTGYRDIVFPSVRFRRPIVVGSDNHDIRNYSTKCSCWIRGDATFEALKHVCCEPDDRVYLGEIPPLLERVASNRTRYIRSVEVRKVANAKLSETWFDCEIPLNHGLVAVIGNKGGGKSAFADIIGLLGDSDAGDDFSFLNADKFCKANNNKARSFTGTMTWESGGASKRLLSERITAEVESVKYLPQEYIEGVCNELQEHDGGRFSEELASVIFSHVEHSDRLKCNTFDELLQYKTAEKLKAVAVRRESLNTLITSLVAQERLSSPSHIQTINEQIASKKRVLDAHNAAKPAEVPKPVEDEAARAKTENAEKTIAELTAKADELQKNLETANQLLTQANRRIAAADRLTTRLTSFEAEVSMLKEQSGKDCADLGLSIDDIVNITVNKTRITEAKALATEQSQTQSKIVAPEPENSLARQIASIEQQMAEIRNALAGPSKKYHQYLIELKNWQTRRDAIVGSEDKDDTLIFYEKQREDCDAAAKGVPSILDQVITKAIEVYHDIDALAAVYSDLYAPVQRFIEKHPLAKTQFHMSFETKIVEQRFAVDFLSHIAQNRKGSFNGSIEGSERITGLLRETDFNTAESAAEFLRKVWHALHNDLRNAPPQQSHVTDQLAKGSTAQQLYEHLFGFEYLRPFFTLRWAGKDVSQLSPGERGTLLLVFYLLIDRADIPLIIDQPEENLDNQTVFNVLVPSIKEARSRRQIIIVTHNPNLAVVCDADQIICASIDKEDGNTVTYVGGAIENPGINNRILDILEGTRPAFDNRDSKYHPK, encoded by the coding sequence ATGTCGACACTACATAGACAAGATCAGCGTGGAGCTCTTTGGCGAAGATGGGATCTTCACTTTCACACGCCAGCATCATTTGATTACGCAGACGGCAGCGTTACAAACACTGAAATTGTCGACGGCCTGCGTGCTGCCGGAGTAGCTGTCGTCGCCATCACGGACCATCACACAATTGATGTGGATCGTTTTGAAGAACTGCGACGAATTGCCGGGGATGATATAACGTTTTTTCCAGGCATCGAACTTCGCTGTGAACTCGGTGGAAAAGAGTCAATTCACTACATCGGAATTTTTCCAGAAACAGCAAACGTGCGAGACCTGTGGTCGAGCTTACAAGGCAAGCTCGACATAACACCTTCGCAAGTCACGTCAAAGACGAACGAAGGAGTCTGGGTACCATACGAAAAGGGATGTACGGCCATCCGAGATCTTGGCGGTCTCGTTTCCATCCATGCCGGGAAGAAGTCGAACTCCTTTGAGAACATAAAGAACAATCCGCCCTTCAAGCAGCAGGTCAAAACGGACATTCTTCGTGAGTGCGTAGACATACTGGAAGTTCAGAGCGATGGAGATTGCACAGGATATCGTGACATTGTATTTCCATCGGTTCGTTTCCGACGACCGATTGTCGTTGGTTCCGACAATCACGACATTCGGAACTACTCAACTAAATGCTCTTGTTGGATCAGAGGGGACGCGACATTCGAGGCCTTAAAGCACGTATGTTGTGAGCCGGACGACCGTGTATATCTCGGGGAGATTCCTCCACTGCTTGAGCGGGTTGCCAGCAATCGTACGAGATACATTCGTTCGGTCGAAGTTCGGAAGGTTGCCAATGCAAAACTCTCGGAAACATGGTTCGATTGTGAAATACCGCTGAACCACGGGCTAGTTGCAGTTATCGGTAATAAGGGCGGCGGCAAGAGTGCCTTCGCAGACATTATTGGCCTTCTTGGTGACTCCGACGCAGGGGATGACTTCTCGTTTTTGAATGCTGACAAATTCTGTAAGGCGAACAACAACAAGGCGAGATCATTCACTGGAACGATGACCTGGGAAAGCGGTGGCGCATCCAAGCGGTTGTTGTCCGAGCGCATCACGGCCGAAGTGGAGTCAGTCAAGTACCTCCCTCAAGAGTACATCGAGGGTGTATGCAACGAACTCCAGGAGCACGACGGAGGCCGTTTTTCTGAGGAATTGGCTTCAGTTATCTTCTCGCACGTCGAACATAGTGATCGGCTCAAATGCAACACGTTTGACGAATTGTTGCAGTACAAAACCGCTGAGAAATTAAAAGCAGTTGCAGTGCGAAGGGAATCGCTCAACACCTTGATTACTTCGTTAGTGGCTCAAGAACGACTTTCCTCTCCCTCACACATTCAGACTATCAATGAACAGATTGCCAGCAAGAAGCGAGTATTGGATGCTCATAATGCTGCCAAGCCAGCGGAAGTTCCGAAGCCGGTTGAGGATGAAGCAGCACGCGCCAAGACAGAGAATGCCGAGAAAACAATTGCGGAGCTGACAGCAAAAGCCGACGAGCTTCAAAAGAATTTGGAGACGGCGAATCAACTGTTGACTCAGGCCAACAGGCGAATCGCCGCAGCCGATCGATTGACGACCCGCCTCACCTCATTCGAGGCTGAAGTATCGATGCTGAAGGAACAGTCGGGCAAGGACTGTGCTGATCTTGGACTTTCGATCGACGACATCGTCAATATAACTGTTAATAAGACCCGAATAACAGAAGCCAAAGCCCTAGCGACCGAGCAATCTCAGACTCAATCGAAAATCGTTGCACCAGAACCAGAAAATAGCCTTGCACGGCAGATCGCTTCCATTGAACAGCAAATGGCCGAGATTCGCAATGCATTGGCTGGCCCTTCAAAGAAGTACCATCAGTACCTCATTGAACTCAAGAACTGGCAAACTCGGCGGGACGCGATCGTCGGTTCAGAAGATAAGGACGACACGCTCATCTTCTATGAGAAGCAACGCGAGGACTGCGACGCCGCTGCCAAAGGTGTACCGTCTATATTGGATCAAGTCATCACGAAAGCCATTGAAGTCTACCACGATATAGACGCATTAGCTGCCGTGTACAGCGATCTCTACGCGCCCGTGCAGCGTTTCATTGAGAAACACCCTCTGGCCAAAACTCAGTTTCATATGTCGTTCGAAACTAAAATCGTGGAGCAACGATTCGCTGTAGACTTCCTGTCCCACATCGCACAGAATCGCAAGGGATCTTTTAATGGCTCGATCGAAGGGAGCGAGCGAATCACCGGTTTGCTCCGAGAAACCGATTTTAATACAGCAGAGAGTGCCGCCGAGTTTCTGCGTAAAGTGTGGCACGCACTACATAACGATCTTCGAAATGCACCACCCCAACAGAGCCATGTGACGGATCAACTTGCGAAGGGATCGACGGCTCAACAGTTGTACGAACATTTGTTTGGCTTTGAATACTTGCGTCCATTCTTCACGCTTCGCTGGGCGGGGAAAGACGTTTCACAGCTCTCACCCGGGGAGCGAGGCACTCTCTTACTAGTCTTCTACTTGCTCATCGATAGAGCAGACATTCCGTTGATTATCGATCAGCCTGAAGAGAATCTCGACAATCAAACAGTTTTCAACGTACTGGTGCCGAGTATCAAGGAGGCTAGATCGAGACGGCAGATCATAATTGTTACTCACAACCCAAATCTAGCGGTTGTATGCGACGCCGATCAAATCATTTGTGCCTCGATTGATAAAGAAGACGGCAATACGGTTACGTATGTCGGGGGCGCTATCGAGAACCCCGGCATTAACAATCGAATTCTTGATATTCTCGAAGGAACCCGACCTGCCTTTGACAACAGAGACTCGAAGTACCATCCGAAGTAG
- a CDS encoding preprotein translocase subunit SecA: protein MFSLPIRPTTSRQLARIDRQLRTLSSVSDRQLREQAATLRYRAAAGESLHRLLPEAYALVVEAADRTLGIRHYDVQLLGGIHLANRCVIEMETGQGKTLTATLPLFLHALRGQGVHLATSNDYLAQRDADTMRPLFSMLGLTCGVVVDGMDDSQRRHSYRCDITYATAAELGFDFLRDRLKRRAAAGASTADQSELQPVGRELDFLLADEADALMIDEANTPMIIGAPARISDQKQALYQWAAQTAPDAIEKQHYRYNLRERSVELLPAGRQWARQQLSAGLMDGNSILDLFEKLERAITVDRDFHRDQHYIVRDGEIVLINEATGRLGEGRQWQDGIQQAIQAVERLPITAPTTHAAKLTVQGLFLSYRHLAGMTGTAVAAASELRKVYKTNVVRIPPLHKSRRQALSTRYFADDTEKYQAIVDEIIAIGHAGRPVLIGTRSVENSQRLSKLLRDANVPHQVLNAHQHASEAKIIALAGRAGQVTVATSMAGRGTDICLDDDVVDRGGLHVILSELHDSPRQDQQLWGRCGRQGQPGTYRQFLSLDDAILDQAYGDQAAAGYRTHRRGNQAALLSTAQQTLEQRRRQNRLTALYHEKRRLRAVWEMGRDPLLDVM, encoded by the coding sequence ATGTTTTCATTGCCGATCCGTCCGACGACCTCCCGCCAACTGGCGCGGATCGATCGCCAATTGCGAACTCTTTCGAGCGTTTCGGATCGACAGCTCCGCGAGCAAGCGGCGACGCTGCGGTATCGTGCCGCTGCGGGTGAATCGCTGCACCGCCTGTTGCCCGAGGCATACGCTCTGGTCGTCGAAGCGGCTGACCGCACCCTGGGCATTCGCCACTACGACGTGCAGTTGCTGGGCGGAATTCATCTGGCCAACCGCTGCGTTATCGAGATGGAGACCGGGCAGGGGAAGACGTTGACTGCAACGCTGCCCCTGTTTCTGCATGCGTTGCGAGGGCAAGGCGTTCACTTGGCAACCAGCAACGATTATCTAGCCCAACGCGACGCCGACACGATGCGTCCCCTGTTCTCGATGTTAGGACTCACCTGTGGCGTAGTGGTCGATGGCATGGACGACTCGCAGCGGCGGCACAGCTATCGATGCGACATCACCTACGCCACCGCTGCCGAATTGGGATTCGACTTCCTCCGCGATCGGTTGAAACGCCGCGCCGCAGCAGGAGCCTCCACGGCAGACCAATCGGAACTGCAGCCGGTCGGTCGCGAGCTCGATTTCCTGCTAGCCGATGAAGCCGACGCGCTGATGATCGACGAAGCAAATACGCCGATGATCATTGGGGCGCCGGCGCGGATCAGCGATCAGAAACAGGCTCTCTACCAATGGGCGGCACAAACGGCTCCCGACGCGATCGAAAAACAACACTATCGATACAACCTCCGCGAGCGTTCGGTGGAACTATTGCCCGCCGGCCGGCAATGGGCGCGACAGCAATTGAGTGCGGGCTTGATGGACGGAAACAGCATCTTGGATCTGTTCGAAAAGCTGGAGCGGGCGATCACCGTCGATCGCGATTTCCATCGCGACCAGCACTACATTGTCCGCGACGGTGAGATCGTGCTGATCAATGAAGCGACGGGGCGACTGGGCGAAGGGCGACAATGGCAGGACGGAATCCAGCAAGCGATTCAAGCTGTCGAGCGGTTGCCGATCACCGCTCCAACAACCCACGCGGCGAAGCTGACGGTGCAGGGGCTGTTCCTTTCCTACCGGCACCTAGCGGGGATGACAGGCACGGCGGTCGCTGCGGCATCGGAACTGAGGAAGGTCTACAAAACGAACGTCGTGCGAATCCCGCCCCTTCACAAATCGCGGCGGCAAGCGTTATCGACCCGCTACTTCGCCGACGATACCGAAAAGTATCAAGCGATCGTCGACGAGATCATCGCCATCGGGCATGCGGGGCGGCCGGTGTTGATTGGGACGCGGAGTGTCGAAAATTCGCAGCGTCTGAGCAAGCTGTTGCGCGACGCTAACGTACCGCATCAAGTGCTCAACGCTCACCAGCACGCATCGGAAGCAAAAATCATCGCCCTCGCCGGCCGCGCGGGCCAAGTCACGGTGGCGACCAGCATGGCGGGCCGGGGAACCGACATCTGCCTGGACGACGATGTCGTCGATCGCGGCGGGCTGCACGTGATCCTTTCCGAGCTGCACGATTCGCCCCGCCAAGACCAACAGTTATGGGGACGCTGTGGTCGGCAGGGACAACCGGGAACCTACCGGCAATTCTTATCCTTGGACGATGCGATCTTGGACCAAGCCTATGGTGACCAGGCCGCTGCCGGTTATCGCACACATCGCCGCGGCAACCAAGCCGCATTGTTGTCGACAGCCCAACAGACGCTGGAACAACGGCGACGGCAAAACCGTCTGACGGCCCTCTACCATGAAAAACGTCGGCTCCGCGCGGTCTGGGAAATGGGTCGCGATCCGCTGTTGGATGTCATGTAA
- a CDS encoding HlyD family efflux transporter periplasmic adaptor subunit, which yields MYATGSPTNPIPLRMRDDLRVVEHVYRGEATFVIGDMLALQYFRLNPQEYALLAALNGQNSASDIKEQFEAKFASHRISYQELQAYLIDFHKKGLLAGAVSDSGRHLHRLGRTRKIKQRFSESKNVLAFRWRGINPDRAFQTATALFGWFFSKPMVILNAALMLFAVAWLAAHADEFAARLPSMQAFFSGKNWLMLGLVLAGMKVLHEFGHGIVLTKYGGRCHELGVMLLVFMPTLYVNTSDSWRISDKWKRAAIAAAGVYVELFLAALATFGWWHSRPGGFQYVCLNVMFLGSVSAFLFNGNPLLKFDGYYLLCDLIEIPNLQKRSQTLVRNLFLRHAMGVREGDEDLLPTRTKIWLAGYLVASTLYRLFLIYVIAFLIVRLFQPAGLQEFAKMFSFLLIGLMFVVPIFALARYFWVPGRVHKVHPTRAIITTVLFAAAAGFVVAVPLPDHIVCDFVVQPRDSQTVYVQHDAVLHEIHVEPKQQVQRGDKIATMRNLDIELEIAELSGRLIELDSEQRMLRLARYQSPSGADELSNIRQQRLTIEQRLAQLRQIQKQMVLRAPQSGTVLPMWLDQMPHADPDTLDRWDGWTLHSENVGTSYSRGQPICKIGDLGTPDARLTIDQSDIEFVERGQPVQLLLDSQSGRALTSRIESISESDTDQIRANVTREFGGAVETKQEQAAWNGEIEDPQNVRVAGAVYQAIARLPETDQPLEDGLRGTARIAIGKRTLAGRLQRFVQKTFRIDL from the coding sequence ATGTACGCCACCGGCAGCCCCACCAATCCGATTCCACTGCGCATGCGAGACGACCTCCGCGTGGTCGAGCACGTCTACCGTGGGGAAGCGACGTTTGTGATCGGCGACATGTTGGCGCTCCAGTACTTCCGACTCAACCCGCAGGAATACGCCCTGCTGGCCGCGTTAAATGGACAGAACAGCGCCAGTGATATCAAGGAACAATTCGAAGCGAAGTTCGCGTCCCACCGGATCAGCTATCAAGAACTGCAAGCCTACCTGATCGACTTTCACAAAAAGGGCCTACTAGCCGGCGCGGTCTCCGATTCCGGAAGACATCTGCACCGGCTGGGACGAACCCGCAAGATCAAGCAACGGTTCAGCGAATCGAAAAACGTCTTGGCCTTCCGTTGGCGAGGGATCAATCCCGACCGAGCGTTTCAAACCGCAACGGCCCTCTTCGGCTGGTTCTTCAGCAAACCGATGGTGATCCTCAACGCCGCGTTGATGCTTTTTGCAGTCGCCTGGCTCGCGGCGCACGCCGATGAATTTGCCGCTCGCCTGCCCAGCATGCAGGCCTTCTTCTCGGGCAAGAACTGGCTGATGTTAGGCCTTGTGCTGGCCGGAATGAAAGTGCTGCACGAATTTGGCCATGGGATCGTGCTGACGAAATACGGCGGCCGCTGCCACGAACTGGGCGTGATGCTGTTGGTTTTCATGCCCACGCTCTACGTCAACACCTCCGATTCTTGGCGGATCAGCGACAAGTGGAAGCGAGCCGCGATCGCGGCAGCGGGCGTCTATGTCGAACTCTTTCTGGCGGCGCTCGCAACGTTTGGTTGGTGGCACAGCCGCCCCGGTGGATTTCAATACGTCTGTCTGAACGTGATGTTCCTAGGATCGGTCAGCGCATTTTTGTTTAACGGCAATCCGCTGTTGAAGTTCGATGGCTATTACCTGTTGTGCGATCTGATCGAGATCCCCAACTTACAGAAGCGTTCGCAAACACTTGTTCGCAATCTGTTCCTACGGCATGCGATGGGTGTTCGCGAAGGAGACGAAGATCTGCTGCCGACGCGAACCAAAATCTGGTTGGCCGGATATCTCGTCGCGTCGACGCTCTATCGTCTGTTCCTGATCTACGTGATCGCATTTCTGATCGTCCGTTTGTTCCAGCCCGCGGGCTTGCAGGAGTTCGCCAAAATGTTCAGCTTCCTTCTGATCGGCCTGATGTTCGTGGTCCCCATCTTCGCCCTGGCCCGATACTTTTGGGTTCCCGGTCGCGTTCACAAGGTGCACCCCACGCGTGCCATCATCACCACCGTTCTGTTTGCCGCGGCGGCTGGGTTTGTTGTCGCAGTCCCGTTGCCCGACCATATCGTTTGCGATTTTGTCGTCCAACCGCGCGACTCGCAAACCGTCTATGTCCAGCATGACGCGGTGCTGCACGAGATCCACGTCGAGCCAAAACAACAGGTCCAGCGAGGAGACAAGATCGCGACGATGCGGAACCTGGACATCGAACTGGAGATCGCGGAACTCTCCGGTCGACTGATCGAATTGGACAGCGAGCAACGGATGCTGCGGTTGGCTCGCTATCAGTCCCCCAGCGGCGCCGACGAATTGAGCAACATCCGCCAACAACGACTGACGATCGAACAACGGCTTGCCCAACTGCGGCAGATCCAAAAGCAAATGGTTTTACGTGCCCCGCAATCGGGAACGGTGCTCCCGATGTGGTTGGATCAAATGCCGCACGCCGATCCCGATACGCTCGACCGATGGGACGGTTGGACACTGCATTCCGAAAACGTGGGTACCTCGTATTCGCGGGGCCAGCCGATTTGCAAGATCGGCGACCTGGGGACTCCCGACGCGCGGTTGACGATCGATCAAAGCGACATCGAATTTGTAGAGCGTGGCCAACCGGTTCAACTGCTGTTGGATTCCCAGTCGGGTCGCGCACTGACCAGCCGCATCGAATCGATCTCCGAATCGGATACCGACCAGATTCGCGCCAACGTCACCCGAGAGTTCGGCGGCGCAGTGGAGACCAAGCAGGAGCAAGCGGCTTGGAACGGGGAGATCGAAGATCCGCAAAACGTCCGCGTCGCGGGAGCCGTCTATCAAGCAATCGCCCGGCTTCCGGAGACCGACCAGCCGCTGGAGGATGGGCTGCGTGGGACCGCTCGTATTGCTATCGGCAAGCGAACTCTGGCCGGCCGGCTGCAGCGGTTCGTCCAAAAAACATTCCGGATCGATCTCTAA
- a CDS encoding DegT/DnrJ/EryC1/StrS family aminotransferase, with product MADEPNVPLLDVGRGNAPLRQEMLAAIGDVIDSGRFLYGPDVSALENEIATLSQADHAIGCASGSDALLLALMALEIGPGDEVIVPSFTFFASVSCIERLGATPVFVDICPDTFNIDHTAIEAAITPATRAIIPVHLFGQCAAIDKICQIGEKHGIAIIEDAAQAIASAYHSRPAGSWGRIGCFSFYPTKNLGGMGDGGMMTTNDPQIADRLRLLSAHGMRPRYHHRALGINSRLDTFQAAVLRIKLKHLPEATASRQKNATRYRDMLQAADLHKQFTLPTLDPNAYHVWNQYSIRVPDGQRDALREHLASHGVGSEIYYPVPMHQQECFAHVAVEPGSLPETERAAAEILNLPIFPELEESEQERVVSVLRGFYEGRQKAAA from the coding sequence ATGGCCGATGAACCAAATGTGCCACTGCTGGATGTAGGACGAGGGAATGCCCCATTGCGTCAAGAGATGCTGGCGGCAATCGGAGACGTGATCGATAGCGGACGTTTTCTCTACGGCCCCGACGTCTCGGCACTCGAAAACGAGATCGCTACGCTCAGTCAAGCAGATCACGCGATTGGATGTGCATCGGGAAGCGATGCGCTGTTGTTGGCTCTGATGGCTCTTGAGATCGGCCCCGGCGACGAAGTCATCGTTCCTAGCTTCACCTTCTTCGCAAGCGTCAGCTGCATCGAACGACTGGGAGCGACTCCAGTCTTCGTCGACATTTGCCCCGACACCTTTAATATCGATCACACAGCGATCGAAGCGGCGATTACTCCCGCAACACGTGCCATCATTCCGGTCCATCTGTTTGGCCAATGTGCGGCGATCGATAAGATCTGCCAAATCGGCGAAAAGCACGGCATTGCGATCATCGAAGACGCAGCTCAAGCGATCGCGTCGGCTTACCACAGCCGACCCGCTGGCAGCTGGGGACGGATCGGTTGCTTCAGCTTCTACCCAACCAAGAACCTTGGCGGCATGGGCGATGGCGGCATGATGACCACCAACGACCCGCAAATCGCCGATCGTCTGCGATTGTTGTCGGCGCATGGCATGCGACCTCGCTACCACCATCGCGCTCTGGGGATCAACAGCCGCCTGGACACTTTCCAAGCCGCTGTGTTGCGAATCAAGCTGAAGCACTTGCCCGAAGCGACGGCCAGTCGTCAAAAGAACGCGACGCGTTACCGCGACATGTTGCAAGCCGCCGACCTGCACAAACAGTTCACGCTACCGACACTCGATCCCAACGCGTATCACGTTTGGAATCAGTATTCGATCCGCGTTCCCGATGGTCAACGCGACGCGCTTCGCGAGCATTTGGCCAGCCACGGCGTTGGATCGGAAATCTATTACCCCGTGCCGATGCACCAACAGGAATGTTTCGCTCACGTCGCGGTCGAACCGGGCTCGCTGCCCGAGACCGAACGAGCGGCGGCGGAGATCTTGAATCTGCCGATCTTCCCGGAGCTGGAAGAATCCGAACAGGAACGCGTCGTCAGCGTCTTGCGTGGGTTCTACGAAGGCCGCCAAAAAGCGGCTGCGTAA